DNA sequence from the Syngnathus acus chromosome 5, fSynAcu1.2, whole genome shotgun sequence genome:
AAGCTACATTTAGCATCtaatcacaaaacaaacaaactagcCAGCTTGACAGGTTCAGTCACTAAAAGACTGCTGAGAAATGGAAtaatgatatttgagaagttgGATGTTTTGATTCAGGTTGCAAACATTCCAAAACcactattttcatttttaagtgttaagttcagcatacagctgttttgttttgcaggacACAAAACAAGTTCTACAAAGAGTTGAGTGAGTCATCACATAATGTGATCATATTCTCTGAATTGGACAGGTTAGGTCTTCTCACAGTACACTGGGTTGGACTGAAGTTATCTGCGGTCGTGTGGCAGCTTTCTGCTTTTTAATGGCACCCTATgatccttttgttttttttcttcttcctgcaTGCTTAACTggcctgcgtgcgtgtgtgtctcttTGCAGTCGCAGCACAGACAGGACACGCCCAAACCAGCAGCTCAGGTCTCCACTACGACGCCATCTCAACTTGAGGTATCAAAACTTGCTTTTTAATCACAACGGAGATCTTATCTCAAAAGTCACTTTCTCCATGTGACCATCCCCCATTGGCAGTGAGAGGATTGTTGTCtaggtgacctttgaccccgcTGGTATGCGGACTGTGTGGTATTGTCGTTGCTTTTCCTGTTTCAGTACCAAATGTTTTGATACCGATGTCTTACATTGAAAAAGGGAAGAGCTTTagcttggaaaataaaatatccctTTTGTGACAGTTGAGTGTGTGAAAGTAACGCCCAGTTTTGCAGTCAACTGGAAGAGTTTTAACCTTTTGATAGAATTTTTACCGAATTTATAAATTTTTAAATGCTGGCGTCAAGTCCAGGGCTTAGATAAAATAATCTGTCGTAGTCAGTCTGGTTCTGCATATTTACTTGGATATACAAGTATGTGCTGTGTAGCTATAGATTCGTTTGCTGAGTGATTGGCTCAAAGTATTTTCTGCAGCACCTCaatcttgttttgatttttggaaAGTCCCAAGTCCCTCTCTGTGTGTCTCGTCTTTGCTCAGCttgaaattttcttttttgatagACATGTTTTACAACATCTTCAATTTAATAAGTGAGTCTTATTTTTGGGCGGTGACCTTTGCACCCTTTTTTCAATGCCTCTTCGGGTCAGTTTACAACGAGTGTGCTAACAGACACGGTAAACACATcatgtataaaaacaaaattccatTATTAGCTCTCTAAACTCATAATTCTACCAtgaccatgcatgttttttttgtcatagtaGCTAAATACGAACTGAAAGAGCTGCTGGTCAGATTTGTATTGTACTATCATATTGTAAGAATTGGGAGATACCGACATTACACGAATCATTACACAAAACTTTACACGAATCATTTGGCTAATAGGTTGTCTTGAGTATGAACCTCAGATAACCTGCTTTACGGGTACGTAATAATCCAGAAACACAACGATTTAGATCTGTCTGTAGCAGACAAATCATCTGCTAACGCTCGCTGATGAGCATCTTAAATCCTATTCATTACTGCCATGGGAGCCCAAAGGTACTTTGTGCTACGTGCAATCCCTAAGCTATAAAAATGGACATCTTCGCTCCCGGTGCTTTTCAGAAGGCATCATCAGGATCCGCCATGAGTTCAAAGTCTGGCGGCATTACCACAGCCAAAGGTGGTAGCAGCTCAGCAAGTACTTCCATCAGGACAGCGGGGCAGGGGCTTCCTACAGCTAAAGCCCAGGTAGACGGGCAACGGGTGAAGCAAAAGGGCTCGGCTGCAGTATGACTGGAACTACCGGCTTCCTTTTTAGGGTGTCGCTCGCTTGTCTGGATGCCATTCACTGGCTTCTCTTTGTGTGCCGCCTCGGCTGTGTCCACATCGTGACCTTTGCTCTAGCACACCATTTCTTTGCTGTCTTCGCTTTTGGGATCGAAGGCTTTCCTCCAAGCTTTTTGAGCTGCCTACAAAAATAACCCCACGGTGTCCATTAAGCACTTGCTCCTTGGTTTATAGACTAACACCAAGCCCACTGTTATTGACATGTCGTCTGCCGGCTCAACTGTTGTCAACGTGACATTGTCTGGGACGAGGGGCAGTCCCAATATGATGTCCAAGGTAACCGTTTCATCTTTGGAGCTCCCTGGGTGATGGTGATATGTTGCTTTATGCATCCAACGTTATTCTGAGACATTGTTAATTTTTTGGAGCTTTTGACTGAATTTATGGgatggtttgttttgtagaCATCACCTGTCTCCACTATAAAGTCTTCCACTGTTGCCACCGGAACAGCGGCGACTACAGCAGCAGCTAACGCTGCCTTGTCGACATCTAAAGGCTCGCCGAAAGACAGGGCCAAGGTATACTTGCTCGTTTGATTTAGCAAGAAACATAAAGCAGTCTACGTAAAATGATGCTATGGGCTGTATTTGAGTTGGCGTTTGTTTGCGTTCTTGCTGTTCCTCTCTGACAACAATCTGCGTGTTGTAAAGGTCTACGCATTGATTGACATTCTTGGTTTCAGGTGCAAGTGGAAGTACGTCCCAAAACAGAAACAATCGGCGCCAAAGAGGTAAAGAGGCATTTATCTGCTCTGGCTAGCATGTTGCTGTGTCGCTTGCTCCAGTACGCTCAATTGTGTGGCATGCACAGACACCCGCCGTAGATCCGTTTGACGCCTTGGCTAGTATACTCCCACCTGTCGATCCGGTCACTCCTAAGCAACCCATATTCACCGGCCCCGAGGTCAAAGAGGTACATTTTGTAAAGAGGTGATTGCACTGACGCGCAGCATGGCTCTGGTGTGAATAACTGCGTGTTGCATGTGTCACAGCCTGATGCCACATCCAAGAAGGCTGCCAAATGTGGAGAAAGAGACGACACGCTGCCCCCGGGTTACAGATTTGAAAATATGGTCAGTTGCAGCAGGTCAAGAGTAACGTTTGTAGCTGAATCTGTCTGCATCACTGCTCTGTTCTTtgagtttgactttttctaTTTAACTCTTTTGTTTGGTATTAAACTattaaacaaaatacaattttcaaGTGAGATATTTTAACTTATTTAGATTCACGTGTATACAATACTactataaatattgaaaaataatgcTCATTAAAACAGGTtgacaaagaaataaatacttatGGTTTattaacaagaaaaataataatataaatcatgaactgatcattggattttttttattcttttttttttttttttaactgcatacaattttaattttcaggCTCCACTTCCTGCAGACACCAGACCTAAAGATGTCCCCGTAAGTGGCcacctttttcatttttaagtgcaaacaAAGTTAGGAGAGACACTGAAACACACTAGCCTGAGGAATGTTGCATTGCGGTGTTGGCTGGGTGTTGTCTTTGTAAGCTGTACAGAACCTTCTCTGCCGCCTTCCCTACCGGATCTTGTTGGCTCTTGTCCGACATTCAcaaatggacaaaagtattaaaACACACACCTAAATACATTAATTCATTTGTTCAGGGATGACCTTGACCCCTTAGTTCCATCTGCATAGCAATTCCTCAACAATTCTCACATTTAGTTTTGAATGTCCAAACAGTGACTCAATAAAATTCAGGTCAATGTCCACGTTCGCCCTTCACTTCACCCGTCTGTTTCCTTTCCGGTGGTCATCAGAGCCTCATTTCCAATTTAGCACACTCCCACTTTGCCGTCTTGCGTTGCAAAGGCACTCCCTTTTTTTTCGTCTCATGATCTTACCCACTTTTCTCCCATGTGAGTTCTGTGATTTTAAGCTTTAGTGTTTTGAATGCGCTTTAAGTTTTGTGTTACACGTGTAATTCCAGGTAGTCTATTTCAGACTGCTTTGCCTCTTAAAGGAATTTTAAGGGTGTGTCAGTACTTTTCCTTGACTTCTGATCtgtttgtgttcttttgtttacTTGTGGTCAAAAACGCCCTCTAGTGGAGAATTAAAAGAATCTTATGGCTCTTTCTCCTAAGCCaactgctttttctttttgtaagaAAATGTGTGCTCAGCTAATGGTGACACTTTGCGTTTCTCCTCAGAAACCACTCAGCACAGACGAGGCCCTGGAGTCCCTCTCGTCGGGTTTCATGACATCAACTGTTCCAACTGCACCCAAAATGCAGGAGGTCAGAAAGAGTTTTTGGTTTAAGCTCTTTTGGATGTtaacttattattattaatttttccCCTACtcagaaaaaagataaagCCGCTGCCTCATCTGCTGCCGCGTGTTATGCTGCGCCATCGCTCGCGAAGGTAGAGACATTCAGATTTATAATTTCCATCGCTTCTTTTGCATCTTGCCTAGCAACTTCATTCCCTGCTGTGGTTGGTGTTTTCAGAAAGTCGACGTCCCTGCGCCTAAAGTAGCAACTCAACCTCCAGCTGATAAAAAAGCCAAGATGGAAGTTGATAACTTCTCGTTGGAATCTTTGATTCCCCAAGACCAATTCGAGGTATAAAATCACAACTGTAACTAACACTACTGTTCAACTAAATTCCTGTAGGTGGCACATTACAAACgggtttccttttttttttccccccaatcaTCAGTGTCATGCTTGCAACTATTATCAACATAATAGCATTTGTTTCCTGGTCTTAGAAAACTGAGTGTATGGGTCCTACAAAACTAATGCAGGCGGAAAAAGCCTCTTCAGACTTTTCGCTGAAGGCTGGACTGGACACAAAGCCCAATGAGGTCAGTGGCCATTCATTTGATTCCTTGCACTAATCATCCCACTTTGGCACTTCCTTAAAAGCCAATTATCTCCTCAGGGTGGCTCCATGTCTCAGTCTGCTCTCGGGGCTCTTAGTGACATGTTGCCAACATCGGAACGCAAACCGGAGCCTAAACTTCGACCTGAGGACATTGTCTCGGTAGGTAAACATCTCAAAGTTGTATCTTCATAAGCATCCAGGCGGTATGCTAACCACACATAGTGACCATGTCCACCTTGTaggagaaaaaacacaaagaggaaGACGCTGTTCGTGTCGGAGAGAGGGATGATTCCATTGCACCAGAGTACAGGTTCAATGAGGAAGAACGTAGAAAATTACCTGCTCCAAAACCTAAGGTGAGACCACATAACGTTTAGATTGCAAGGCCAAAGTGCTGGCTTATGTGACCTTCATATTAATTCtcagtttttttctccacaaaaatccaatttatAGTTTCATCAAATGCACATCATGCGCAAGTTaatgtaatctttttttttcgcagCCCACCTTGAACACTAATGAGGCCCTGGACCTCCTGTCTGGAGACCTTATGACCTCCTCCACAGTTCCTACACAGGTACACTCCACATCTTAGACAAATATCAGCAGTGATAATCAGTGCTTAACATCCACTCTTGCAGAAAGCTGAAGTCCCTACATTTGCTCCAACCATCTGTGTGTGTCCTGGTGCACCCGAGCCTCCTAGGGTAACAATTGTGAACCTAtctataataataaacatatcaTAATAGACAGAgctccattttttaaaattctctCCTCAGGGCAGTCCCTTGCCGCTAGATGCACTCAGCGCTCTTAGTGACACTCTACCAACAGATGCACCAAGACCTGAACCCCCCAAGCTCAGACCTGAAGATATTGTCTCTGTAGGATGACAACAATCGGCACTTTTTCAGTGGTCAGGCATGAACACTTCATTTACTTCTTTCTTTATAACAGGAGAAAAAACACAAGGAGGAAGACGCCGTTCTCGTAGGAGAGAGAGAAGACTCGATTGCACCAGAGTACAGGTTCAACGAAGAGGAACTTAAAAAACGTCCCGCTCCGAAACCTGAGGTGAGTCTCGACCAGCAGCCGTTTGAAGAGTTCAAAGAAGATATCTAATTTGATATTTATACTAGCAACAAAAATTGGGCACAACAGTTGGTGGTTCTCAAATGTTGCCCTTTGTGTCTCTTGTAGCCTTCTTTGAATACCAATGAGGCGTTAAGCTTTTTGTCTGGAGACTTCACAAGCTCCTCAGCTGCCCCAGCACAGGTAACCAACGGGTGATGTCAACtacagattattattattttgtgtttgtatttttaataactttttttgttttaaactgaCAAACTGCAATTCCAAAGAGGCTTACACAATGCGTGTGTTTCCAGACCAAAAAAACGTTAACCGCTCAAGATGTTTTGACTTCAACTAAATCGTCTGGTGTCCACGCACCGCTTCCTCCTACGAGCAGAAAGGCACCCCAGGTAAAACTTTCAAATTGGGACTCACTGTCCTCTCAAGCCTTCTGTCTTCTTCAGTTCAGTGTTCCTAGACTCTCTCTTGTATTTCCTCAGCTGTCAAACTGTCCTCCAATGTTACCACCGCAAGGAAAGCCCAAAACTGATGAGGTAATGTTGAAGACCAAACACTTGGTTTAAATTTTGATCATGAAAAGTATCCTAAATTTCCAGCCTTGTCTCCTCAGGGTGACTACATGCCTCTGGATGCTCTCGGTGCTCTTAGTGACACATTGCCAGCATCAGAACCAAGACCGGAACCCCCCAAACTTAGACCCGAGGACATTGTTTCCGTAAGAAACACGCATTACGATATTTTTGTTCAGTTTGCTAACGAATTGCATCAAATGTATTGTATACGGTTACAATGTTTGACAAAGAATGGGTGACTATTGTTATTCTATTAATAGGAGGCTAAGcacaaagaggaagaggcCGTGCGTGTAGGAGAAAGGGAAGACTCCATTGCACCAAAATACAGGTTCAATGAGAAGGAACTCAAAAATAGGCCTGCCCCCAAGCCTCAGGTATGACA
Encoded proteins:
- the cast gene encoding calpastatin isoform X18, translated to MSQHRQDTPKPAAQVSTTTPSQLEKASSGSAMSSKSGGITTAKGGSSSASTSIRTAGQGLPTAKAQTSPVSTIKSSTVATGTAATTAAANAALSTSKGSPKDRAKVQVEVRPKTETIGAKETPAVDPFDALASILPPVDPVTPKQPIFTGPEVKEPDATSKKAAKCGERDDTLPPGYRFENMAPLPADTRPKDVPKPLSTDEALESLSSGFMTSTVPTAPKMQEKKDKAAASSAAACYAAPSLAKKVDVPAPKVATQPPADKKAKMEVDNFSLESLIPQDQFEKTECMGPTKLMQAEKASSDFSLKAGLDTKPNEGGSMSQSALGALSDMLPTSERKPEPKLRPEDIVSEKKHKEEDAVRVGERDDSIAPEYRFNEEERRKLPAPKPKPTLNTNEALDLLSGDLMTSSTVPTQKAEVPTFAPTICVCPGAPEPPRGSPLPLDALSALSDTLPTDAPRPEPPKLRPEDIVSEKKHKEEDAVLVGEREDSIAPEYRFNEEELKKRPAPKPEPSLNTNEALSFLSGDFTSSSAAPAQTKKTLTAQDVLTSTKSSGVHAPLPPTSRKAPQLSNCPPMLPPQGKPKTDEGDYMPLDALGALSDTLPASEPRPEPPKLRPEDIVSEAKHKEEEAVRVGEREDSIAPKYRFNEKELKNRPAPKPQPKMNTSEALDLLSGDLTASSAPAVQAPVLASSAAPVHSSADFALNALAEDFVPSSAAPKVKSAAFAPTKTASQFSAGDDGALDALSKTLITEITPAPQPAPVPAKDLVKEKKAVEERLIKMGERDDTLPPEYRPTEEDLKKMAEAKANADAKPKMSMDDKTALDLLSGDFNTSASSSVAATTELTPPVLESKPLRSKNKSKSKFKKQHGSEPPADNQLSGQLSSDVVKTSTKQGRKS
- the cast gene encoding calpastatin isoform X4; this translates as MPHKRRNHGHHKHSAATEESQHRQDTPKPAAQVSTTTPSQLEASSGSAMSSKSGGITTAKGGSSSASTSIRTAGQGLPTAKAQTNTKPTVIDMSSAGSTVVNVTLSGTRGSPNMMSKTSPVSTIKSSTVATGTAATTAAANAALSTSKGSPKDRAKVQVEVRPKTETIGAKETPAVDPFDALASILPPVDPVTPKQPIFTGPEVKEPDATSKKAAKCGERDDTLPPGYRFENMAPLPADTRPKDVPKPLSTDEALESLSSGFMTSTVPTAPKMQEKKDKAAASSAAACYAAPSLAKKVDVPAPKVATQPPADKKAKMEVDNFSLESLIPQDQFEKTECMGPTKLMQAEKASSDFSLKAGLDTKPNEGGSMSQSALGALSDMLPTSERKPEPKLRPEDIVSEKKHKEEDAVRVGERDDSIAPEYRFNEEERRKLPAPKPKPTLNTNEALDLLSGDLMTSSTVPTQKAEVPTFAPTICVCPGAPEPPRGSPLPLDALSALSDTLPTDAPRPEPPKLRPEDIVSEKKHKEEDAVLVGEREDSIAPEYRFNEEELKKRPAPKPEPSLNTNEALSFLSGDFTSSSAAPAQTKKTLTAQDVLTSTKSSGVHAPLPPTSRKAPQLSNCPPMLPPQGKPKTDEGDYMPLDALGALSDTLPASEPRPEPPKLRPEDIVSEAKHKEEEAVRVGEREDSIAPKYRFNEKELKNRPAPKPQPKMNTSEALDLLSGDLTASSAPAVQAPVLASSAAPVHSSADFALNALAEDFVPSSAAPKVKSAAFAPTKTASQFSAGDDGALDALSKTLITEITPAPQPAPVPAKDLVKEKKAVEERLIKMGERDDTLPPEYRPTEEDLKKMAEAKANADAKPKMSMDDKTALDLLSGDFNTSASSSVAATTELTPPVLESKPLRSKNKSKSKFKKQHGSEPPADNQLSGQLSSDVVKTSTKQGRKS
- the cast gene encoding calpastatin isoform X15 translates to MPHKRRNHGHHKHSAATEESQHRQDTPKPAAQVSTTTPSQLETNTKPTVIDMSSAGSTVVNVTLSGTRGSPNMMSKTSPVSTIKSSTVATGTAATTAAANAALSTSKGSPKDRAKVQVEVRPKTETIGAKETPAVDPFDALASILPPVDPVTPKQPIFTGPEVKEPDATSKKAAKCGERDDTLPPGYRFENMAPLPADTRPKDVPKPLSTDEALESLSSGFMTSTVPTAPKMQEKKDKAAASSAAACYAAPSLAKKVDVPAPKVATQPPADKKAKMEVDNFSLESLIPQDQFEKTECMGPTKLMQAEKASSDFSLKAGLDTKPNEGGSMSQSALGALSDMLPTSERKPEPKLRPEDIVSEKKHKEEDAVRVGERDDSIAPEYRFNEEERRKLPAPKPKPTLNTNEALDLLSGDLMTSSTVPTQKAEVPTFAPTICVCPGAPEPPRGSPLPLDALSALSDTLPTDAPRPEPPKLRPEDIVSEKKHKEEDAVLVGEREDSIAPEYRFNEEELKKRPAPKPEPSLNTNEALSFLSGDFTSSSAAPAQTKKTLTAQDVLTSTKSSGVHAPLPPTSRKAPQLSNCPPMLPPQGKPKTDEGDYMPLDALGALSDTLPASEPRPEPPKLRPEDIVSEAKHKEEEAVRVGEREDSIAPKYRFNEKELKNRPAPKPQPKMNTSEALDLLSGDLTASSAPAVQAPVLASSAAPVHSSADFALNALAEDFVPSSAAPKVKSAAFAPTKTASQFSAGDDGALDALSKTLITEITPAPQPAPVPAKDLVKEKKAVEERLIKMGERDDTLPPEYRPTEEDLKKMAEAKANADAKPKMSMDDKTALDLLSGDFNTSASSSVAATTELTPPVLESKPLRSKNKSKSKFKKQHGSEPPADNQLSGQLSSDVVKTSTKQGRKS
- the cast gene encoding calpastatin isoform X16, translated to MAYAAFYNYVSQHRQDTPKPAAQVSTTTPSQLEKASSGSAMSSKSGGITTAKGGSSSASTSIRTAGQGLPTAKAQTSPVSTIKSSTVATGTAATTAAANAALSTSKGSPKDRAKVQVEVRPKTETIGAKETPAVDPFDALASILPPVDPVTPKQPIFTGPEVKEPDATSKKAAKCGERDDTLPPGYRFENMAPLPADTRPKDVPKPLSTDEALESLSSGFMTSTVPTAPKMQEKKDKAAASSAAACYAAPSLAKKVDVPAPKVATQPPADKKAKMEVDNFSLESLIPQDQFEKTECMGPTKLMQAEKASSDFSLKAGLDTKPNEGGSMSQSALGALSDMLPTSERKPEPKLRPEDIVSEKKHKEEDAVRVGERDDSIAPEYRFNEEERRKLPAPKPKPTLNTNEALDLLSGDLMTSSTVPTQKAEVPTFAPTICVCPGAPEPPRGSPLPLDALSALSDTLPTDAPRPEPPKLRPEDIVSEKKHKEEDAVLVGEREDSIAPEYRFNEEELKKRPAPKPEPSLNTNEALSFLSGDFTSSSAAPAQTKKTLTAQDVLTSTKSSGVHAPLPPTSRKAPQLSNCPPMLPPQGKPKTDEGDYMPLDALGALSDTLPASEPRPEPPKLRPEDIVSEAKHKEEEAVRVGEREDSIAPKYRFNEKELKNRPAPKPQPKMNTSEALDLLSGDLTASSAPAVQAPVLASSAAPVHSSADFALNALAEDFVPSSAAPKVKSAAFAPTKTASQFSAGDDGALDALSKTLITEITPAPQPAPVPAKDLVKEKKAVEERLIKMGERDDTLPPEYRPTEEDLKKMAEAKANADAKPKMSMDDKTALDLLSGDFNTSASSSVAATTELTPPVLESKPLRSKNKSKSKFKKQHGSEPPADNQLSGQLSSDVVKTSTKQGRKS
- the cast gene encoding calpastatin isoform X25, encoding MAYAAFYNYVSQHRQDTPKPAAQVSTTTPSQLETSPVSTIKSSTVATGTAATTAAANAALSTSKGSPKDRAKVQVEVRPKTETIGAKEAPLPADTRPKDVPKPLSTDEALESLSSGFMTSTVPTAPKMQEKKDKAAASSAAACYAAPSLAKKVDVPAPKVATQPPADKKAKMEVDNFSLESLIPQDQFEKTECMGPTKLMQAEKASSDFSLKAGLDTKPNEGGSMSQSALGALSDMLPTSERKPEPKLRPEDIVSEKKHKEEDAVRVGERDDSIAPEYRFNEEERRKLPAPKPKPTLNTNEALDLLSGDLMTSSTVPTQKAEVPTFAPTICVCPGAPEPPRGSPLPLDALSALSDTLPTDAPRPEPPKLRPEDIVSEKKHKEEDAVLVGEREDSIAPEYRFNEEELKKRPAPKPEPSLNTNEALSFLSGDFTSSSAAPAQTKKTLTAQDVLTSTKSSGVHAPLPPTSRKAPQLSNCPPMLPPQGKPKTDEGDYMPLDALGALSDTLPASEPRPEPPKLRPEDIVSEAKHKEEEAVRVGEREDSIAPKYRFNEKELKNRPAPKPQPKMNTSEALDLLSGDLTASSAPAVQAPVLASSAAPVHSSADFALNALAEDFVPSSAAPKVKSAAFAPTKTASQFSAGDDGALDALSKTLITEITPAPQPAPVPAKDLVKEKKAVEERLIKMGERDDTLPPEYRPTEEDLKKMAEAKANADAKPKMSMDDKTALDLLSGDFNTSASSSVAATTELTPPVLESKPLRSKNKSKSKFKKQHGSEPPADNQLSGQLSSDVVKTSTKQGRKS
- the cast gene encoding calpastatin isoform X24; protein product: MSQHRQDTPKPAAQVSTTTPSQLETSPVSTIKSSTVATGTAATTAAANAALSTSKGSPKDRAKVQVEVRPKTETIGAKETPAVDPFDALASILPPVDPVTPKQPIFTGPEVKEPDATSKKAAKCGERDDTLPPGYRFENMAPLPADTRPKDVPKPLSTDEALESLSSGFMTSTVPTAPKMQEKKDKAAASSAAACYAAPSLAKKVDVPAPKVATQPPADKKAKMEVDNFSLESLIPQDQFEKTECMGPTKLMQAEKASSDFSLKAGLDTKPNEGGSMSQSALGALSDMLPTSERKPEPKLRPEDIVSEKKHKEEDAVRVGERDDSIAPEYRFNEEERRKLPAPKPKPTLNTNEALDLLSGDLMTSSTVPTQKAEVPTFAPTICVCPGAPEPPRGSPLPLDALSALSDTLPTDAPRPEPPKLRPEDIVSEKKHKEEDAVLVGEREDSIAPEYRFNEEELKKRPAPKPEPSLNTNEALSFLSGDFTSSSAAPAQTKKTLTAQDVLTSTKSSGVHAPLPPTSRKAPQLSNCPPMLPPQGKPKTDEGDYMPLDALGALSDTLPASEPRPEPPKLRPEDIVSEAKHKEEEAVRVGEREDSIAPKYRFNEKELKNRPAPKPQPKMNTSEALDLLSGDLTASSAPAVQAPVLASSAAPVHSSADFALNALAEDFVPSSAAPKVKSAAFAPTKTASQFSAGDDGALDALSKTLITEITPAPQPAPVPAKDLVKEKKAVEERLIKMGERDDTLPPEYRPTEEDLKKMAEAKANADAKPKMSMDDKTALDLLSGDFNTSASSSVAATTELTPPVLESKPLRSKNKSKSKFKKQHGSEPPADNQLSGQLSSDVVKTSTKQGRKS
- the cast gene encoding calpastatin isoform X8 — its product is MAYAAFYNYVSQHRQDTPKPAAQVSTTTPSQLEKASSGSAMSSKSGGITTAKGGSSSASTSIRTAGQGLPTAKAQTNTKPTVIDMSSAGSTVVNVTLSGTRGSPNMMSKTSPVSTIKSSTVATGTAATTAAANAALSTSKGSPKDRAKVQVEVRPKTETIGAKETPAVDPFDALASILPPVDPVTPKQPIFTGPEVKEPDATSKKAAKCGERDDTLPPGYRFENMAPLPADTRPKDVPKPLSTDEALESLSSGFMTSTVPTAPKMQEKKDKAAASSAAACYAAPSLAKKVDVPAPKVATQPPADKKAKMEVDNFSLESLIPQDQFEKTECMGPTKLMQAEKASSDFSLKAGLDTKPNEGGSMSQSALGALSDMLPTSERKPEPKLRPEDIVSEKKHKEEDAVRVGERDDSIAPEYRFNEEERRKLPAPKPKPTLNTNEALDLLSGDLMTSSTVPTQKAEVPTFAPTICVCPGAPEPPRGSPLPLDALSALSDTLPTDAPRPEPPKLRPEDIVSEKKHKEEDAVLVGEREDSIAPEYRFNEEELKKRPAPKPEPSLNTNEALSFLSGDFTSSSAAPAQTKKTLTAQDVLTSTKSSGVHAPLPPTSRKAPQLSNCPPMLPPQGKPKTDEGDYMPLDALGALSDTLPASEPRPEPPKLRPEDIVSEAKHKEEEAVRVGEREDSIAPKYRFNEKELKNRPAPKPQPKMNTSEALDLLSGDLTASSAPAVQAPVLASSAAPVHSSADFALNALAEDFVPSSAAPKVKSAAFAPTKTASQFSAGDDGALDALSKTLITEITPAPQPAPVPAKDLVKEKKAVEERLIKMGERDDTLPPEYRPTEEDLKKMAEAKANADAKPKMSMDDKTALDLLSGDFNTSASSSVAATTELTPPVLESKPLRSKNKSKSKFKKQHGSEPPADNQLSGQLSSDVVKTSTKQGRKS
- the cast gene encoding calpastatin isoform X21, encoding MGQILSWIRGPRETPTLQDVAVDEQSQHRQDTPKPAAQVSTTTPSQLETSPVSTIKSSTVATGTAATTAAANAALSTSKGSPKDRAKVQVEVRPKTETIGAKETPAVDPFDALASILPPVDPVTPKQPIFTGPEVKEPDATSKKAAKCGERDDTLPPGYRFENMAPLPADTRPKDVPKPLSTDEALESLSSGFMTSTVPTAPKMQEKKDKAAASSAAACYAAPSLAKKVDVPAPKVATQPPADKKAKMEVDNFSLESLIPQDQFEKTECMGPTKLMQAEKASSDFSLKAGLDTKPNEGGSMSQSALGALSDMLPTSERKPEPKLRPEDIVSEKKHKEEDAVRVGERDDSIAPEYRFNEEERRKLPAPKPKPTLNTNEALDLLSGDLMTSSTVPTQKAEVPTFAPTICVCPGAPEPPRGSPLPLDALSALSDTLPTDAPRPEPPKLRPEDIVSEKKHKEEDAVLVGEREDSIAPEYRFNEEELKKRPAPKPEPSLNTNEALSFLSGDFTSSSAAPAQTKKTLTAQDVLTSTKSSGVHAPLPPTSRKAPQLSNCPPMLPPQGKPKTDEGDYMPLDALGALSDTLPASEPRPEPPKLRPEDIVSEAKHKEEEAVRVGEREDSIAPKYRFNEKELKNRPAPKPQPKMNTSEALDLLSGDLTASSAPAVQAPVLASSAAPVHSSADFALNALAEDFVPSSAAPKVKSAAFAPTKTASQFSAGDDGALDALSKTLITEITPAPQPAPVPAKDLVKEKKAVEERLIKMGERDDTLPPEYRPTEEDLKKMAEAKANADAKPKMSMDDKTALDLLSGDFNTSASSSVAATTELTPPVLESKPLRSKNKSKSKFKKQHGSEPPADNQLSGQLSSDVVKTSTKQGRKS